Within Spinacia oleracea cultivar Varoflay chromosome 4, BTI_SOV_V1, whole genome shotgun sequence, the genomic segment CTCGCTGCGCTAACATAAGCTTCTTGCAAGGTTCGGCATCTCAAAACAATCACAACCTTCTgggtgtcaaagttcaaaactCGAATGAATTTGTTGGCCTTAGCTCTCTCATCAGGGACCATAGTAGGTGCAAACCTAGCTAACTCTAGGAACTTAGAATGATACTCTTGGACAGACATGTTTCTCTGCCTAAGGTTAGCAAACTCATCGAATTTTTGCATTTTGACATGTTCAGGGTAGAACCTATCCCTCATAGCATCCTTAAAGGCCTCCCAGTTAAATCCAGGTTAAGCAGCTAGGTCAGCTCGGGAGGTGGACCACCAAATATCAGCTTCTCCCTTAAGATAATAGGTTGCAGAAGGGATTCTCTCTTCCCCAGGGCACCCTATAGCCTCAAATAGTTTATCAAATTCACGGATCCAGTTTTCTAGGATACTAGGGTCCTCTTCACCTTGGAAGTAAGGTGGGTTTCTACTGGCAACTTTCTTAGCATAGTCAGGATTgttgtttccattgttgttgttgttgttgttattgttgttgttgttcaacAAAGCAGCTCCTAAGGTTTGGGTCAGTTCTGTGAGTTGCTGAAGTCGTGCAGCCAACTCAGTATTAGTGGGAGGACGATTGTTTCTTCCTGACATGGTTATCTGCACCAAAGGATTGATGTATTCCTCAATTAATTACTACTCTCTTCTAGTTTACGTTTACATTCAGACAATTTAATCACAGACAATTTCCACCAGACAGAATTTACAAATATTTCCACCTCAtataattcaagaaaatatccAACACATAAAACTAATAATAATTCTCTTTAtcatttcaataatataatcaatTGGCATCGAATATCCCAATAGGGTTTGTCCATTAATGAAAgcaaacttaactaaataagtaacaaaaaaaactaataaaTGAAAATGTACCCTTGGTCAAAATAAACTATTCCTATGACTACTTCTATTCCATGAGTGGCCACATAGCCCCACTACTAAGTCTTTTCAAAATCTCACTCATCAAACTCTTCTTCGGGATCTTCTTCCTCGGGGTcttcttcttcagggtcttcttCTATTGGGTCTTCTTCTATTGGGAGATCCACTTGTATATCATCTTCCACTTCATCCCTCTCACCTCCTATTCCTTCATTCTCTATCGTGGGTGGTTCCGCATTGATTACCTCCCCCATCTCATCTTCAGGTTCCCATTTTGACCAAGCCTCCATCAACCTCGTTGAGACATACTCAATGGTAAGGAACCATTGACCCTCATATCTGTATTTGTTTGGGTGAGTCTCCCCTTCTTCTGTGAGAACATCATTGTACATTTCAATAATTGGGATCCAAGGCTCATGGCGTGGGATGGTTTTGAGTAGGACGTCTATTATTCTAGAGTGTGTGTCATAGTTGTTCAGGTCTCCTAGGAGATCTCCCCATTCTTCACAACGTTCCTTTACTCTTTCTACATAGGGAGGTATGTCCTCATGTTGTCCCATCCTTAGGTTGTAGGGGTACATTGGGTGGTCCTCCATCTAccacaaaagaaaataaaataaaaactaattacTTACCCCCTTTATCCCATTATTAGAATTCTAAACATATAATAATCaattataaatcaaaataataaaaaatcatacagATGTATCCAAATTTATCACCAGTAACAACCAtcatttgaaattttattttcgaGTAGGTATATGTTCAACACTCCAAACTATAATTCGACTCATGGTTATTTAACATAACTCAAAATAATTCCTAAGCAAAAATTCATTTAAATTCATCTCCAAAAATAGGGCATTTGCTGAGGACTTCCTTATTGTCGCTCAACATAATATCAATCTTTTCCCCATAACAGAAAGCGCAAAAACATCCAGTTATGCTAGACAGATCTGGTAGTGGCATATCCTTTATCTCTAAGTCCTCTTCTTGGTTCCTTGTAGATGCAGGAGGGGACATAGGCTCTATTTTAATTCCTTCATATACTTCGTGTTAGCTATGTGATTCTTGTAATGAGTCTATATGACTAGTTTGAGTTCGAGGACAAACTCCTTTTTTTTAAGGGGGATACCATGTAATATCCCTAATATTTTATGTAACAAAAGTTCAAGTttggtataattttttttattattaaaaaaaaaaaaaaagatctttAGCATTTGAAACTAAAGTAAAGTTTTTCTAAATTAAGTTTCAGGGACGAAACCTTTTTTAAAGAGGGTAGATTATAATACCCTGTATATTTATAgctttaagtttcgggacgaaactttttTTAAAGAGGGTAGATTATAATACCCTGTATATTTATAGccttaagtttcgggacgaaacttcttttaagggggatagattgtaataccctaaaattttccaaatttaagtttcgggacgaaacttcttttaagggggatagattgtaatacccaatattttataattttctaaaatatattttattgtcagaaatatatttatttccgtttttagttagtctcttttaatattttcataaagtttTAAAACgctattttaaaattagtagGACTCTTATTACGAGCACGTATATATATTCCGTTAACCCTAATTATTTTTAAGAAAACCTTAGTGCAGCCGTTTTACATTGTAATCGTATGGAGTTGCGTATAAATTAAAAACCCATAATCATCTTTTTTGTTCGATAATTTGTGGAAAGTCAAACTCCAAACTTAGTGACCACATATTGAATCTCATAGGAAGATCAGCATGTACGTACCTTCGTCAAAGATCAAAACAATATGTTGCGTGAATCCCTATCACCATATACCAACCATGATCTTTTAGCTTATGGATTTAAATTGATACGTTGTCGTCGAGATGTAGTGGGTAGGCGAGTCTTTATTGTTCTAATGCACGGTCTCGAATCCTCGGAAGGTAATCACGCACACTTACTTCGTTCGAGTTGTTCGTAGTATATTAATTGTATGTTTATTACCATGGATTTACTATATATTAAATTCAGTGTTATTTATATATATGGCTTGTGCATATAGTGATTGTGTGATTTACAGTAAAGGCTTGTTAATGATGCTTCCTAGAGTAATGCACATTGACATTCGTATGCGTATGATCAAGTTTGTCTTGCATTGTTTGCATTTATCGGATGGATACAGTTAGGGGTGTCAATTTTCAATCCGACCCAGTGAACCCGATGGGTTTGTCCGAccgtttagaatccgaaccgCTTAGAACCCGCGAGTTAAAATCcgaaatccgatccgatccgattatATTCAATCCGAATCCGACCCAACCCGTTAGTATTGATCCGATTAAGATCCGAATCCGTTAACAGACCGATCCGTGACAATCCGGATCCATTTAATCCGATCCGAAGCGATCCGAAACCCGTTTAtaatccgatccgtttcaaTCCGAATCCGTTCCAACCCGAGGAATATCCGTTTAATCCGACCCGTTTTTAATCtgtgacccgtttaatccgacccgtttcaacccgtgacccttttaatccgatccgtttgtaatccgatccgtttttaaTCCGTGACCTGTTTAATCCGAACTAATTCCAACCCATCGatataataatatattcaataacttatattactaatcttaaattcttattacttttaaaagttatttattattttcgtcCCCTAATTAAGTCATCGATATGATAATATATAATTTGGAACCGAACTGACCCAAATTCCAACCCGCTACCAAATAACTCGATCCGATAATTACCCGAACCAATATAAAACTGAATCCAATGTAACCAGGCTAAATTAGTTTCAATCCAACCCGTTTTAGTCTGTTACCGATTAATCCGATCCatgaatccgatccgaaatgaatccgatccgatatgaatccgacccgaaatgaatccgatccgatatgaatccgaccgACATGAACCTGAACCCGTTATAGTCCGACTAAACCCGTTAACAATCCGTCGTattccaatccgatccgatccgacccaaaccgactacaatccgacccgtttacaacccgatccgatatgaatccgtgaataaaaaatccgacccgatccggtccgttaagttttcaatccgatccgatccgacccgttagccaaattaatctgttccaatccgatccgtttcaacccgaatccgatgagtccgacccaaatccgatccgttgatccgatttgacacccctagaTACAGTAACAAATTTGTATAGTTGTATTAATCGTTGTTTCTGGTAGTTAGGTGATTTGATTCTAGAGGTGTTAGTTTTAGAGTATAATTGTTTTCAAGGATTAGTTTGATTGCCATTGAGGATTTGATCAGACTATATATTTGACTAAGGCTGATGTTGGAGGATTATATTTGACTAAGTTATCACATatattgttccggtgttgtaaagatggaaacaatgggcttcgaatgaaggcccttttgtatgtgttgaagatcttgcttgtttgaatgagtggagtccgaattcacctgcacaagagcaaagtcactagcctcgggggtgtttccgaggaaagcccctccgatgcctaagtaagaatgatgctcggattctagagagaagttctctagaagagtagtcttaaggcgataaattggacgtaccttgaggtgtgagccttggcggcctatttatagtgtttgcataataaatgcccataggtcacttattgttattgggccttgggccttaatggatggctgaatagccattggtaggtttgatgttgttgtttagagccattgggctttggacttagtggcccaattgagaatcaattgggagcccaaacaacatgccccccagacccggtccatttagaattaaatgggtgggtttccagctgtcagaagtccgaaagttccctctcttttttgaaaagggatgatttgcattgatgacaagtgttgggaattGTACTGTGtcatggagatcgtgggtttgaggaagttgatgcgccctttctcttttctataaatactgggtgccTTGCTCCTTTTAAACTTTTTACTCCTtatttcaaacccattctctctctaaattccggcgatcgcagtgcaatttgcttcttcagatctacgaaattcggccaactttagacttcgggaacttgtgttgttcgctttatcggcgaattccgcttcggaaaaaggtaatttgtttctgagttctccttttttcttcgttcttccttctacccctcaatctaaaccctagatcgagatttcgcgaccatggcaaagaataggggcaaaaaCAAGTTCGttgttggctcctctagtgagagagagaacgtgccttcggggagGTTACCGAAATCTTCGAGGGGTCGACCTTCGGAGAGGCCGTTGGAGAAGAGTTcgattggttgggatgcttccgaaGATGAACGTGCAACCTCTGGTGAGAGAGCTGGCTTTTCGGGTGTTCGTCGTCGTTACtccgagtttccagttcattggtcggaagctgatccgaagggcaagtatgcctcaattttgcatgagaccacgcagatcgacggtccgttggagaaatcggtcagcggtgactggttggtggaagcgaagttagggaattatcatcggaaggccgaggagctatacggaattcagcatgccttggggtactggtgcgagcttcctgaacaagagcgtcctcgggtgactcatccaccgagggggttcatttccgtgtatactcaccatttggagaatggtctccgctttcctttggatccgttcgtatccgaggttttggtgtcgtacaacattagtttggcccagctcacacccaaatctatgaggcacataatcggatttagatgggtgtgtgacttcgtcaatttcccttgctctgtcgctatttttcgggatcttcacgatctggttctcaaccatgcttccaagggtgatgggtatggttggtggaccattgtcaacaagaagtcccgaaagaggggggatccgaactacatcacggcgtacccctaccttagctctgaccacaattggaagacggagtggttgctcgtccgtgtgccgacggatccgaagcatcccaacttttatcgtcctccgaagtggttcgtggctcctgatcctgatatgagggGTGTGGCGGCTCCAGATCGGAACCATCGCCACTATGTGGacctcctccagtggttcttggctcaagaggataaccaccgactgccgtctagctggctcccgaatctcaattacattctgagggaggacattcttgctgttgccggtctcagcaggatttttgacaggggtaggtgtctttcggctgagaccgctttttcagtgagtttgtcctctTTCCTGTTTCGTTTTGCTGAcatgttttgtgctttgtttttgcagagtacggctttagctgcattgatcctaagaagttgggcatttctttggatttgaagactattcacgacccggctcccgagtacaagttcggaaaagataaccctcgtaatcctcgtctgaaggattacgtgttgtctcctttgggggttgctcggatatccgaagttcgagctgatccgtgggattccgcCTCTTCTGTTGAAGCTGTTCCTGTGAAGGTTGTGCTTCCTGAGTTGAAGACGActtcggatccggtgagtgttcatttataggctcgattttctgtttatctttttcttttcggttggccgtcggctaacgtcttggtcctggaccatctttttagggtcctgggactgacgctgtgccgcgtgccgttccttcggtttcatctccggctcggatagatatctctttatctaggaaccgggtatttcccgcttttttctctatttcttcctttttcttcttttacattcgttgacccttggtctcccctttttaggatcaacgcaaaaggaagggtagcactcttttgaggccttccacgcatccgaagaaagcgaaggcttctcagccctcggagaaggtatttgttctgacttggagtTTTTGTAGTTCGTTTCTCCCCTTTTCGGAAACTAATCTTTGAATGCTTGCTATGCAGGAAGCagtttcggaagtcatgcctcctcctaagaatcttcttcacttcatgcccttgccagggcagaagttaaagagtgtggtggttgctgaaCCGCCGGCCGTGGATCAGCCGTTgatcgaggaagatatcatccCTTCTCCCCTTAAACCATCTGCTGCTTTGGGGATCgaaatccaggatatcaccgaggtgatggaggcgattgaagccgattTTGTTCCTGGTTCGGATGTCCCTGAGGTAGCTGGGGAGAAGAAGGAGTCTGCTGATCTTCCCTTCGAGAGGGAGAAGAGTCCAGACAAGGAGATGATAGATCTCTCGGGCCCCGAAGCTGCGGTCCCCGAGGTTCAGAAAGAGGTTCCCTCTGCTggagaggaggagcagcccgagcaaggtttgacgaggaagaggcgccactcaactttgggttctacttctacctcggccctggataggctgatccatgctgatccctgttcggatgttccgctaaaacggatccccgaagaagtaagggaggcgatggctcgatatgccagggctccgattttgggagaggaccctttggctcacgtgggatccttggtgggccccgaggctgctcgggagaatctgcttcgtgctaacccgcagtggagggttcctggggccgaagagaggaatccggcaatgatggcccagtactatctgaacgaggtaatttgctagatttttctctttgagtctcctggggggcatgttgttttatgtttttcctattttgctcatctttctctcgttcccaggctgttttctggtcttcgttcgcttccgagtgtagctcggttgaggagaaacaactgaggaaatatcgtgaggcttatgctcgtgatattcccattttggaccagaaggctgggcaactcctctccgagcttacggaactcaagcagctgtaccttcactatagtcgcgaggctagagagtctgctgagaagatcgggaccgaggttggccagctcatcttccgagttgaagaggatgctgagaagatcgcttcctttgctgaggagaagaaggatatggccgctaagttcgctagcgaacttgaGGAAAAAGATAGACTCTTCCAGGAGATGAAGTCTAAATTTGAAGCGGCCGACAAGGAGCGTAAAGAGGCGGAGTTAAGGCTCCACCATTTTGTCCAGCATCGGGAGCTGATCCAGCAGCAAGCTGATAAGGTGCCTGTCCTTCGGCTGAAGCTTCGGGAAAAAGATGACTATATTCGGAAGCTGGAGCAGGAGCGAGTcaacctctacactgctgatcagtgtagagagcagtactggaacggcatcctgggtgctcggcgcatgtttgcgaagcacatgcctcacttcccttggaacgagaaagttcctctatggatgcaggccgaggaccacttggtggaatgccaagctgatcgagatgaagctgaagctgaacgccaagctgctcttgcagaggctcgggcccagaaggcaacttccgaaggtgataccactgctgggggttcttcgaaggatgctcccctaggggccgcttctgagactcccaagagttagggattcgggcagtcgtcttcttcagagtcggtcggttccagttgaggacttccgaatatgtgcttgcttttcccccttttgcctcggcgctgcgttgtactcatttctttttgctttctttagtacttcggtaggccggtattgtctgttgatggctgccgattttaacttgtttcattttgttttcaatttttgaggttttcgatgtgtttgtacttcccccaaatattgaataaaaaatgaatgtttgttacttggctgcttcttttcaacttgttctttcgcaatttttaggtctttaaatccgtagatttctcgagctcctctttctgtagacttgctaaaaaccttttgatcttgcgagctctttaaatccgtagatctgctaagagactctttagttttgcgagttcttcaaatccgtagatctgctaagagactctttgactttgtgagttcttcaaatccgtagatctgctaagagactctttagttttgcgagttcttcaaatccgtagatctgctaagagactctttagttttgcgagttcttcaaatccgtagatctgctaagagactctttagtttccagactcttcaaatccgtcgatctgctcagaggtttggattgttcttccaatctcttgtggttcgga encodes:
- the LOC130459386 gene encoding uncharacterized protein, with amino-acid sequence MAKNRGKNKFVVGSSSERENVPSGRLPKSSRGRPSERPLEKSSIGWDASEDERATSGERAGFSGVRRRYSEFPVHWSEADPKGKYASILHETTQIDGPLEKSVSGDWLVEAKLGNYHRKAEELYGIQHALGYWCELPEQERPRVTHPPRGFISVYTHHLENGLRFPLDPFVSEVLVSYNISLAQLTPKSMRHIIGFRWVCDFVNFPCSVAIFRDLHDLVLNHASKGDGYGWWTIVNKKSRKRGDPNYITAYPYLSSDHNWKTEWLLVRVPTDPKHPNFYRPPKWFVAPDPDMRGVAAPDRNHRHYVDLLQWFLAQEDNHRLPSSWLPNLNYILREDILAVAGLSRIFDREYGFSCIDPKKLGISLDLKTIHDPAPEYKFGKDNPRNPRLKDYVLSPLGVARISEVRADPWDSASSVEAVPVKVVLPELKTTSDPDQRKRKGSTLLRPSTHPKKAKASQPSEKEAVSEVMPPPKNLLHFMPLPGQKLKSVVVAEPPAVDQPLIEEDIIPSPLKPSAALGIEIQDITEVMEAIEADFVPGSDVPEVAGEKKESADLPFEREKSPDKEMIDLSGPEAAVPEVQKEVPSAGEEEQPEQGLTRKRRHSTLGSTSTSALDRLIHADPCSDVPLKRIPEEVREAMARYARAPILGEDPLAHVGSLVGPEAARENLLRANPQWRVPGAEERNPAMMAQYYLNEAVFWSSFASECSSVEEKQLRKYREAYARDIPILDQKAGQLLSELTELKQLYLHYSREARESAEKIGTEVGQLIFRVEEDAEKIASFAEEKKDMAAKFASELEEKDRLFQEMKSKFEAADKERKEAELRLHHFVQHRELIQQQADKVPVLRLKLREKDDYIRKLEQERVNLYTADQCREQYWNGILGARRMFAKHMPHFPWNEKVPLWMQAEDHLVECQADRDEAEAERQAALAEARAQKATSEGDTTAGGSSKDAPLGAASETPKS